In the Candidatus Binataceae bacterium genome, CCAGATCGGCGGGGCCGACTTCGACGACACCGCCGTCGGCCTCCAACTGAATCAAAACCGTCTGCTTCAGGATATTCTGGCGCAGCACTTTGCCGTCGCCTTTGACCGATTGTACCCGTTTGCCCGCCGCCGGCAGCTCGCGCTTGAGATCGAGGTAGGTAGCGTATTCATAGCGCAGGCAGCATTTGAGCCGCCCGCACATCCCAGCCAGCCGCGAAGGATTGAGGGCCAGCCCCTGCTCGCGTGCCATCTTGACCGTGACGGCGTCGAAGTCGCGCAGCCACGAGGAGCAGCATAGCTCGCGCCCGCACGGTCCCAGCCCACCTACCACCTTGGTCTCGTCCCGTGCGCCAATCTGCTGCATTTCAATTCGCATGCGCAGGGCGCTAGCCAGATCGCGCACCAGCAGGCGAAAATCGACGCGAGTCTCGGCGATGAAATAGATCACTGCCTTGCGACCGTCGGCGCCGACACTTACATTGACCAGCTTCATCGGCAGTTGGCGCTGCTGAATCCCCTCCAGGCACAGCCGGCGGACCTGCCGCTCGCGCTCCCGACTGTTCTCCCTCGCCGCCATATCGCCGTCATCGACACGGCGCAGAACCGGCCGCAGCGCGGCTAGGTCCAAGCTCAGGGCGGCTGGATGGGGCTCGACCTCCACGGTGGCGAAACTGGGGCCGTGGTCGGTATCGACCACAACCTGCTCGCCCCGCTTAAGGTCCAACTCGCCAGCCAGATAGTTATCGATATGTCCCACCGGCTGCAGGCTAACGCCCACGATTTGCGGTGGCGCAGGCAAATTATCAAAAGGATCTTGCTGGTTCACGTTGCTCCCTGTCTAAGCGCGTCGCTGGCAGCCAGCCACAAACCCTCGGCTTGCAGCCGCGAGTTGGCCATAGCCCCCACTGCGGTGGCCGCGGTGAGTGCCAAGTCCAGAATTATAAGAATCTGATCCCGGCTTAAAGTACGCGCCAGTTCTGCCAGCGCGCTGTCGAGGTCCACAAAGGTGCCGGAGCCGGCCTCCAAGAGCTGACGCGCCAGCAATTCCTCCAGCAGCCGGGCCAGGAGCTCGAAATTGTCGATCGCCTCCTCGCGGTTGCCGAAAAAGCGCTCGGCCAGTGCGCGGATGGCTACAAAATCCAGGTGTGGCAAATCGCGCAGCGCCGCCACCAGTTCGCCCACCGGCGGCGTAGTCTTGACCAGTTCTAGGGCGCGCGCCGCACTGCCGCGAGCCAAACGGGCCAGAGCCGCCGCGCGGGTGGGTTCCAAGCCGGCCTTGCGCTCGAGCAGCGCGCTTAGCGCTTTGACCGGCAGTGGGGCGAAGCGTACCGGGCGCAAGCGCGAACGCACGGTATCGAGCAGCGCCGACTGGCTTTCGGAGACCAGGATCAGCAGGCTCTGGCCGGGAGGTTCCTCCAGAGTTTTAAGCAGCGCGTTTTGGGCGGCCAGGTTAAGCGCCTGGGCATCGTCGATGATTGCGATTCGTCCGCGGCCACGCACCGCTTTGCCTCCCAGGTGCGCAATCAGTTCGCGGACCTGCTCGATCAGCACGAAGCTGCGATTTTCCGCGCGCGCCAGATAATCGAAATCGGGGTGAACTCGGCGCGCGACCTGCACGCAGCCGGTGCAGCATTGGCATTGCGCCACCGCGGCGCGCCCGCGCCTCGGCGCAGCCGGCAGGTCGCGACTCGGACAGCTTAACAATTGGCAGCAGAAATCGCCCGTCTGGTTGCGCTCGCACAGGCGCGACAAAGCCAGCGCTTCGGCGACCATTGCTTTGCCGATTCCACGCGGGCCCCAGAACAGGTAGGCGTGAGCGGGGCGCCGGTCAAGTTCTTGATTGAGGCGCTGGAAAAGCTCCTGATGGCCTGCAAGATCCGTCAGCGGCATCAGCTCGCCAGCGCCTCGCGCGCCACCGCCATGATTTCGGCCTGTACCTGGGCGGCATCGCGGCTGGAATCGATCAGCCGGATGCGCTGAGGATGGAGCCGGGCCAGTTGGCTAAACCCCTCGCGCACGCGCCGATGGAATTCTAGCGCGGCGCCCTCGAAACGGTCGGCTGGTTGCGCGGCGGCGCTGCGCTGGCGAGCCCTGGCTAATCCCAACTCCACCGGACAATCCAGCACGATGGTACGATCGGGGATCAGCCCGTCACTGGCGAAGGCATTGAGCTTTTGCACGCACTCCAGATCCAAGCCGCGCCCGTAACCCTGGTAGGCGATGGTCGAATCGCCGTAGCGATCGGAAATGACGACTTCACCGCGCTCCAGCGCCGGCTTCAGCAGCAGCTTGACATGCTGAGCCCGATCCGCCAGCACCAGCAGCAACTCGGCTGGTGCGGCCAACTCAATGGTGGGGTTAAGGAAAATGGCGCGCAAGGCCTCGCCCACGCCGGTCCCGCCCGGCTCGTGAGTCAGCATCACGCCGTGTCCTTCGCCGCGCAAAGCCTGGGCTAGGGCACGAGCCTGGGTCGTTTTTCCCGAGCCCTCAATTCCTTCGATCGTGATAAACCGCCCGCGTCTCATCGCCTCAGTTAAGGAGGTACCAACTTACCAGTTGCGGTTGGAAAAGGGCGAATGCGCCGGCGGCAAGCGAAAGAAAGGGACCAAAGGGCACCGCGGTCTGGAGCAGGCCGCCGCCCGCACCTCCAGGCGGAAGATCCGGGTCAGCTTGCGCCAGCGCGACTTTGCCGTCCTCCGAAGGGCCGCCGTGAGTCAGCATCCCGGTAATGATGCCGCCAGCCGCTCCCAAAGCGGAGCCGACAAAGAGGGTAAATAGAACTCCCTGCCAACCAAGGAACGCGCCAATCATCGCCAGCAGCTTGACGTCTCCCATCCCCATTCCTTCATAGCCGCGCAGCAGCCGGTACGCCTCGCCCACCCCGAACAGCACCCCCCCTCCTAGTGCGACGCCCACCAGAGCATCGGTAAGCCCGACTTCGGGGATCACCCAGGCGGCAGCCGCCACTCCCAGCGGAATGCCAGGCAACGTGATCGCGTCAGGAATGATACGCCAGTCGAAATCTATCCAGCTGACCGCGAACAGTGCCGCACATAGCACGAAACGCGCGGCGGCATCCGGTGGCGGAAAACTGAAAGTTACGTACAGCGCAATCAGGCCTAGGCCTAACTCAGTTACCGGGTAGCGCAGCGCGATCGGCGCCGCGCACTTGTAGCATCGCCCGCGCAGTGCCACGTAGGATAGAATCGGTATGTTGGCCCAATAGGGGATAGGTTCCACGCAGTGAGGGCAGAACGAGCGCGGCCGAATCAGCGAAATTTCGTGCGGCAGCCGATAGGCGACCACGTTGACGAAACTTCCCAGCGAAGCGCCGGCAAAAAAAATCAATATATTGAGCAGCGCGCCCGGTTCCACCATGGTGCGATTGTAGCAGGGAGCGCGCCGCCCTGCTGCCCTCCCGGTCGCCGCGGCCTGGGGAGGTAGGCCTCTGCCCGGGTTAAGTCTGGAGATTCTGGCTCAATGGGCCGCCAGCCCCTGGTTGCTGGTACTGGTCTTCGTGGTGGTCTGTCTGGAGTCCGCGGCCTTTCTGGGTCTGTTCGTGCCGGGCGAGAGTGTCGTGCTTTTGACGGGCGCCGCCGCCGGGGCGGGCCTACTCAATCCCACTGTGGCCGCCGTGATCGTGCTGTCGGCGGCGATCGTTGGGGATATCACCGGATATCTGATTGGTCGATGGTGGGGTTCGGCGTTGCTGGCCCACTGGCCTTTCGCCGCTCGTCAATATGCACGCTACCGCCCCTATCTGACCAGTTATTTCGAGCGCTGGGGCTCGATGACAGTGCTGTTGGGCCGTTTTCTGGCAGTCGGCCGCGCCTTCACTCCCTTCACCGCTGGGCTCTCCGAGATGCCCGCACGGCGGTTTGTTCCGATGGCTGTCATCTCGGGCCTGCTCTGGGGCGGCCTCTTCACCGGCGCGGGCTTTCTGCTCGGCGATAATTTTCACCTGATCGAAAGGTGGCTCCGGCCATTAGGTGCCGGGATGCTGGGTTTGGTGCTGTTGACCCTGGCGATGGCCTGGCTGTGGCGCTGGCTGCAGCGCCATCAAGATAAAGTCGCCGCCCTGGAACGGCGCCTACTGGAGAGCGCGCTTGCACGCCACTTGATGACGCCATTGGGAGCGGCCAGCCGCTGGGCACTGGCGCGCTTTTCCCCCTCGGGCTACCTCGGCCTGTATCTCGGCGTGGGTTTGCTCCTGATTGCCTTACTGGCAACCAGCTTTGGCCTGATCGTGCACAGCATCCTGTTCCAGCGTCCCCTGGTTTATGTGGACCAGTCCGTCGCCCTGTTTTTGGCCCAACGGCGCACTCCGGCCCTCGACCACCTGATGGCGGTACTCTTCTGGCTGGCCGCTCCACGGTTTCTATTGCTGGTGGTAGGTGCTGCAGCTTTGAGCCTGCTGCTGGCCGGACAGGTGCCAGATGCGATGGTCGTCCTGCTCACAATCGTGGGTGCCTACCTCGCCGGCTTTGGCTTGCGTGAGCTGTTTGAAGGAATCTCACCGCACGTGACTCAGGAAGCACTGGTCCACGGCTTCGCTAATTTCCCCAGCGTCAACGCCACCGCGGTTGCGGCCGGATATGGGGTGCTGGGATATAGTGTCGCCCGCTCGTTGCGTAGTTGGCGCTCAAGCACCCTGCTGGCGGTTGGGTCGCTGTACCTGGTGGTTTTGGCTGCGCTCGCCTGCCTCTATCGCACCAGCGCGCTCAGTGCGGTCATTGCGGGGTTGGCGGTGGGTGGCTGCTGGCTGGCGATTTGTCTGACCGGCATGATCGCCTGGCGCCGTCTGACTGGCGAGACCACGATCAGGTCGGCCGCGCCCCCGCAGGAATCAGGCTGACGTTTACTTGGCGCTCCCGGGGGCCGTCGAATTCCGCCAGCAACAATCCTTGCCAACGACCCAGCGCTAGCTTGCCCGCGGCCACCGGCACAGTCAGCGAGCAGCCCAGCATCACCGACAGGATGTGGGCCTGTGAGTTGCCCTCGCCATGCCGGTAGCCGCCTTGTTGCGGAACCAGGTGCTGCAGGCGCTGAAGCAGGTCGTCAATGACGTCGGGATCCCAGTTTTCGCATACGATAAGCGCGGCCGTAGTATGCGGCAAGAAAATATTGCACAGGCCCGCGCTGGCCGCGGCGCGAGCGATTGACTGGTTCACTTCGCCGGTGATGTCGAGCATCTGGACGCGTTGCGTGCTGCGGACCCTAAATTGCTCCATGGCTATCTCCATGCCGCCGCTTCAAGGCCGCGCGCAGATCCGCTTGACGTAGTCGTAGGTGGTACGGACCCCCATGCTGAGATTGCTCACTGACAGACGCTCGTCGATACCGTGAATTCGCCTGGCTTCAGAGGCCGGCAGCACCACCGGAATGAAACCGTAGGCCGCCACCCCACGCGCGCGCAAAAAGCGCGAGTCGGTTGCGCCCGCATCCAACATGGGAACCACCAGGGCGCCGGCAAAATCCTGGGTCACGACATCCTGAAAGGCATCCCAAAACGGTCCTTGGATAGGGCTCTCATGGTCGCCGGGAGCAGGTTTCTGGAGAAATTCTACCACCACGCGAGAGTCATGGATGCGATTACGGAGGTGCTCCAAAAATGCTTGCTCGTCGGCGCCGGGTAGCAGCCGGCAATCCAGGGTGGCGTCGGCGTAGGAGGGGATGACATTGGCTTTGATTCCAGCATCCAGCATGGTGGGCGCGATGGTATCGCGCAGCAGGGCCTGAACCGCATATCCCGCCAGCGGACCGCGCATCGCCAAGTCGAGCATCATGGGCCATCCCAGATGCGCCATCGCAGTCGAATAGGGGTCTGGGAAGCGATGGGCGAGCTGGCTAAAGGTTTCTTCGACCGTCGGCGTCAAATGAATCGGCGGCTGCGTGGCCAGCAACCGGGCCAGTGCGCGAATCAGGATCAAGTTAGGGTTTTGGTCGTTGGGCTCCGAGCCATGGCCGGCACGTCCATGCGCGATCAGGCGTAACCACATCGCGCGTTTCTCGGCCACCGCGATCTTGAAGGTGATGCCTCGGCTGCCCAACCAATTAGGAGTCCCCTCTCCGCCTTCGTTGAGTGCCAGCGCTGGATCGATTGCATCCCAATGCTCTTGTACCATCCATTGGGTGCCCAGTTCGCCTCCAACTTCCTCGTCAGAATTGACCATCATCTCGATGCCGCGACGCAGTGGTACGTGCTGGCGCTTGAGGATCAGCAAGGTCATCAGGGCCATGATACCGTGCGCCTTGTCGTCTAGCGCGCCGCGGCCCCACACGTAACCCTTGGCTATCTCGGCGGCAAAAGGCGGATGAGACCAATCGGCCGCCACCGCCGGCACCACGTCGGCATGCGACATCAGCAGCAGCGGCTTGACATTAGGTGGACCTGAAAGGCGGGCCACTAGGTTCGGCTTGTCGGCCTGGGCGCTGTAGATCTTTACCGGAATGCCGTTTTTTTCCAGGATGCCCTTGAGCCAGTTGATTGCGGCTACGGTATTGCCGGGTGGATTGGAGGTGTTGAAACGCAGATAGGTACGGAAGTAGCCCAGCGCCTCCCCATCGACCTGATTCCAGTCCAAGGGCGGCGGCGCAGCGGTGGCCGGTACGGGTGCTTTGGGCAGTTGCGGCGCCGGCATCGCAACTGCGGGTGATGTGGGGACTCCGGGTAGGGGCACGCTGAGGGGAACCGGTCGGGAGGCGGTGGGGATAGCCGCGGCCGATTGGGCGTGGCCCAACCCCTGTCCCAGCAATACCATCAGCAGGGCCGCGGCCGAGGTTACAAGCGCGCGCAAGCCGATCAACTTTAA is a window encoding:
- the tmk gene encoding dTMP kinase — translated: MRRGRFITIEGIEGSGKTTQARALAQALRGEGHGVMLTHEPGGTGVGEALRAIFLNPTIELAAPAELLLVLADRAQHVKLLLKPALERGEVVISDRYGDSTIAYQGYGRGLDLECVQKLNAFASDGLIPDRTIVLDCPVELGLARARQRSAAAQPADRFEGAALEFHRRVREGFSQLARLHPQRIRLIDSSRDAAQVQAEIMAVAREALAS
- a CDS encoding DNA polymerase III subunit — encoded protein: MPLTDLAGHQELFQRLNQELDRRPAHAYLFWGPRGIGKAMVAEALALSRLCERNQTGDFCCQLLSCPSRDLPAAPRRGRAAVAQCQCCTGCVQVARRVHPDFDYLARAENRSFVLIEQVRELIAHLGGKAVRGRGRIAIIDDAQALNLAAQNALLKTLEEPPGQSLLILVSESQSALLDTVRSRLRPVRFAPLPVKALSALLERKAGLEPTRAAALARLARGSAARALELVKTTPPVGELVAALRDLPHLDFVAIRALAERFFGNREEAIDNFELLARLLEELLARQLLEAGSGTFVDLDSALAELARTLSRDQILIILDLALTAATAVGAMANSRLQAEGLWLAASDALRQGAT
- a CDS encoding prepilin peptidase, with amino-acid sequence MVEPGALLNILIFFAGASLGSFVNVVAYRLPHEISLIRPRSFCPHCVEPIPYWANIPILSYVALRGRCYKCAAPIALRYPVTELGLGLIALYVTFSFPPPDAAARFVLCAALFAVSWIDFDWRIIPDAITLPGIPLGVAAAAWVIPEVGLTDALVGVALGGGVLFGVGEAYRLLRGYEGMGMGDVKLLAMIGAFLGWQGVLFTLFVGSALGAAGGIITGMLTHGGPSEDGKVALAQADPDLPPGGAGGGLLQTAVPFGPFLSLAAGAFALFQPQLVSWYLLN
- a CDS encoding VTT domain-containing protein, with amino-acid sequence MLVLVFVVVCLESAAFLGLFVPGESVVLLTGAAAGAGLLNPTVAAVIVLSAAIVGDITGYLIGRWWGSALLAHWPFAARQYARYRPYLTSYFERWGSMTVLLGRFLAVGRAFTPFTAGLSEMPARRFVPMAVISGLLWGGLFTGAGFLLGDNFHLIERWLRPLGAGMLGLVLLTLAMAWLWRWLQRHQDKVAALERRLLESALARHLMTPLGAASRWALARFSPSGYLGLYLGVGLLLIALLATSFGLIVHSILFQRPLVYVDQSVALFLAQRRTPALDHLMAVLFWLAAPRFLLLVVGAAALSLLLAGQVPDAMVVLLTIVGAYLAGFGLRELFEGISPHVTQEALVHGFANFPSVNATAVAAGYGVLGYSVARSLRSWRSSTLLAVGSLYLVVLAALACLYRTSALSAVIAGLAVGGCWLAICLTGMIAWRRLTGETTIRSAAPPQESG
- the ricT gene encoding regulatory iron-sulfur-containing complex subunit RicT, with protein sequence MNQQDPFDNLPAPPQIVGVSLQPVGHIDNYLAGELDLKRGEQVVVDTDHGPSFATVEVEPHPAALSLDLAALRPVLRRVDDGDMAARENSRERERQVRRLCLEGIQQRQLPMKLVNVSVGADGRKAVIYFIAETRVDFRLLVRDLASALRMRIEMQQIGARDETKVVGGLGPCGRELCCSSWLRDFDAVTVKMAREQGLALNPSRLAGMCGRLKCCLRYEYATYLDLKRELPAAGKRVQSVKGDGKVLRQNILKQTVLIQLEADGGVVEVGPADLVDKRAH
- a CDS encoding secondary thiamine-phosphate synthase enzyme YjbQ codes for the protein MEQFRVRSTQRVQMLDITGEVNQSIARAAASAGLCNIFLPHTTAALIVCENWDPDVIDDLLQRLQHLVPQQGGYRHGEGNSQAHILSVMLGCSLTVPVAAGKLALGRWQGLLLAEFDGPRERQVNVSLIPAGARPT
- a CDS encoding M20/M25/M40 family metallo-hydrolase gives rise to the protein MNLKLIGLRALVTSAAALLMVLLGQGLGHAQSAAAIPTASRPVPLSVPLPGVPTSPAVAMPAPQLPKAPVPATAAPPPLDWNQVDGEALGYFRTYLRFNTSNPPGNTVAAINWLKGILEKNGIPVKIYSAQADKPNLVARLSGPPNVKPLLLMSHADVVPAVAADWSHPPFAAEIAKGYVWGRGALDDKAHGIMALMTLLILKRQHVPLRRGIEMMVNSDEEVGGELGTQWMVQEHWDAIDPALALNEGGEGTPNWLGSRGITFKIAVAEKRAMWLRLIAHGRAGHGSEPNDQNPNLILIRALARLLATQPPIHLTPTVEETFSQLAHRFPDPYSTAMAHLGWPMMLDLAMRGPLAGYAVQALLRDTIAPTMLDAGIKANVIPSYADATLDCRLLPGADEQAFLEHLRNRIHDSRVVVEFLQKPAPGDHESPIQGPFWDAFQDVVTQDFAGALVVPMLDAGATDSRFLRARGVAAYGFIPVVLPASEARRIHGIDERLSVSNLSMGVRTTYDYVKRICARP